One window of the Lytechinus pictus isolate F3 Inbred chromosome 5, Lp3.0, whole genome shotgun sequence genome contains the following:
- the LOC129262558 gene encoding metaxin-1-like: MAELMEMDCWKGDWGLPSIDRDCLKVMAYAQFAGAPIKVHRDRRLWRNISAHYPVFYSNGMTLKTADSIIEHLKQNEFNADSELNDQQRADILAYSSLLEEKLLPALQYTWWVDAKNYTEFSRPWFAKTIHFPFNYFIPGQLQRIAESSLEAKRGGLHLLDGELTQNVMKDAKYCLNMLSERLGQKEFFFGETPTSLDALVFSYLAPLIRVPFPSNTLQIHCKACDNLVMFCSRILQRYFPQVPQGSENTSRESRATTEESFDDPHKRRNQILSVLFAATAMVGYALFSGLVQFEIVDDEEMDDHGMMDDEEDDYQSQE, encoded by the exons atggcgGAATTAATGGAAATGGATTGTTGGAAAGGTGATTGGGGATTGCCCTCAATTGACAGGGATTGTCTTAAAGTTATG GCCTATGCCCAGTTTGCTGGAGCCCCAATCAAAGTTCACCGTGATAGAAGACTTTGGAGGAATATATCAG CACATTATCCAGTCTTCTATTCAAATGGGATGACACTGAAGACAGCAGACAGTATTATAGAGCATCTAAAACAGAATGAGTTCAATGCAGATTCAGAATTGAATGACCAGCAAAGGGCAGATATCCTTGCCTACTCTTCACTACTAGAAGAAAAGTTATTACCTGCATTG CAATACACATGGTGGGTGGATGCTAAAAACTACACAGAGTTTTCCCGTCCTTGGTTTGCAAAGACTATCCATTTTCCTTTCAATTACTTCATACCGGGTCAGTTGCAAAGGATAGCAGAAAGCAGTTTAGAAGCCAAGAGAGGAGGTCTTCATTTATTAGATGGAGAACTTACTCAGAAT GTGATGAAAGATGCCAAGTACTGCCTCAACATGTTGTCTGAAAGACTAGGACAGAAAGAATTCTTCTTTGGAGAAAC TCCTACATCTTTAGATGCCCTTGTATTTAGCTACCTAGCTCCTCTTATACGAGTTCCATTTCCCAGCAACACTCTTCAAATCCACTGTAAGGCTTGTGATAATCTGGTTATGTTTTGCAGTCGTATCTTGCAACGCTATTTTCCTCAGGTCCCACAAG GTTCAGAGAATACATCTAGAGAGTCTCGAGCCACAACTGAGGAGTCGTTTGATGATCCTCATAAGAGACGTAACCAGATCCTATCCGTGCTCTTTGCTGCTACTGCCATGGTTGGGTATGCCCTCTTCAGCGGGTTGGTACAGTTTGAGATCGTGGACGATGAGGAGATGGATGATCATGGGATGATGGACGATGAGGAAGATGATTATCAGAGCCAAGAATAG
- the LOC129262559 gene encoding tubulin beta chain-like codes for MREIVHLQAGQCGNQIGAKFWEVISDEHGIDPTGTYHGDSDLQLERINVYYNEATGGKYVPRAVLVDLEPGTMDSVRSGPFGQIFRPDNFVFGQSGAGNNWAKGHYTEGAELVDSVLDVVRKEAESCDCLQGFQLTHSLGGGTGSGMGTLLISKIREEYPDRIMNTFSVVPSPKVSDTVVEPYNATLSVHQLVENTDETYCIDNEALYDICFRTLKLTTPTYGDLNHLVSATMSGVTTCLRFPGQLNADLRKLAVNMVPFPRLHFFMPGFAPLTSRGSQQYRALTVPELTQQMFDAKNMMAACDPRHGRYLTVAAVFRGRMSMKEVDEQMLNVQNKNSSYFVEWIPNNVKTAVCDIPPRGLKMAATFIGNSTAIQELFKRISEQFTAMFRRKAFLHWYTGEGMDEMEFTEAESNMNDLVSEYQQYQDATAEEEGEFDEEEEEADEA; via the exons ATGCGCGAAATTGTTCACCTTCAAGCCGGACAGTGCGGTAACCAGATCGGTGCAAAG TTCTGGGAGGTAATTTCAGACGAGCACGGAATTGACCCTACCGGCACCTACCACGGCGATTCCGATCTCCAGCTCGAGCGCATCAACGTTTATTACAATGAGGCTACCGGTGGCAAGTACGTTCCACGAGCCGTGCTCGTCGACCTCGAGCCAGGCACCATGGACTCTGTCAGGTCGGGGCCATTCGGACAAATCTTCAGACCAGACAACTTTGTCTTCGGCCAGAGTGGAGCAGGGAACAACTGGGCCAAGGGACACTATACAGAGGGCGCTGAACTGGTAGATTCTGTACTCGATGTTGTCCGCAAGGAAGCCGAGAGCTGTGATTGCCTACAG GGCTTTCAACTGACACACTCCCTTGGTGGTGGTACTGGTTCCGGTATGGGAACCCTCCTCATCAGCAAGATCCGTGAAGAGTACCCAGACCGCATCATGAACACATTCAGCGTTGTGCCATCACCCAAAGTATCAGATACCGTTGTCGAGCCATACAACGCCACACTCTCAGTCCATCAGTTGGTTGAGAACACAGATGAGACATATTGCATTGACAATGAAGCTCTCTATGATATCTGTTTCCGCACCTTGAAGCTCACGACACCAACCTACGGTGACCTGAACCATCTGGTATCTGCTACTATGAGTGGTGTTACCACATGTCTGCGTTTCCCCGGACAGCTCAATGCCGATCTCCGAAAACTTGCCGTCAACATGGTTCCATTCCCCCGTCTCCATTTCTTCATGCCTGGCTTTGCTCCTCTCACTAGCCGCGGCAGTCAGCAATACCGGGCATTGACTGTTCCAGAGCTTACCCAGCAGATGTTTGATGCCAAGAACATGATGGCTGCCTGTGATCCTCGTCATGGTCGTTACCTCACCGTCGCGGCGGTCTTCCGTGGTCGCATGTCCATGAAGGAGGTCGACGAACAGATGCTCAATGTCCAGAACAAGAACAGCAGCTACTTCGTAGAATGGATCCCCAACAACGTCAAGACCGCCGTCTGTGACATCCCACCGCGTGGACTCAAGATGGCCGCCACCTTTATCGGCAACAGCACCGCCATCCAGGAGCTCTTCAAGCGTATCTCTGAGCAGTTCACCGCTATGTTCAGACGAAAGGCTTTCCTTCATTGGTACACTGGTGAGGGTATGGACGAGATGGAGTTCACTGAGGCTGAGAGCAACATGAATGACTTGGTGTCTGAGTACCAACAGTACCAGGATGCCACCGCTGAGGAAGAGGGAGAGTTTGacgaggaggaagaggaagctGATGAGGCCTAA